AGTTCTAAAATTTTCCAGATCCATTCCCTAAAAATTCTAACATAGTACTGTACTAGCTTAATACTACTACCAGGGCACTGCTCCTTCGAACTTCCATGATCCGACGCACAAAAGGAAAATTAACTACCGTCAAACCATACAAGCATTTCATATTCACTCGAGTTATATGATGTGGCTAATTTTCTCTCTCACGCCTTTTCTGTCGCTACTTTGTTACTGCTCTCTGAATAGAATTCATCCTGTTCACCTCCACCGGCGCCTGCGTTCACCTTTGCCAGCATGTGAAGCCGGGACGGGACCGGCGGTAAGCCGACGTCGGCGACTCCTTCAAGCTGCTGCACGACGAGCCCCATGGTCGGCCGGTCAGCCTCCTCGTCCTGGATGCACCAGCAGGCGATCCTGCAGAGCCTCTCCATCTCCTTCACATCGGCCTCCTTGGCCAGCCTCTCATCGAGCAGCCCGACCACGTCGCCCTCATGCAGGCTCACCGCGGCGTGCACCGGGAAGTACATCCCGTAGCCTCCCTTCTCCGACGGGGAGTTGTTGCGCCGGCCGGAGACGAGCTCAAACAGCACGAGGCCGAAGCTGTACACGTCCGCCTTGGCGGTGACCGGCGAGCCGGCGAGCCACTCCGGCGCGAGGTACCCGAGCGTGCCGCGCATCGTGGTCAGCACGCGGCTGAAGTCGTGGCCCACGAGCTTGGCCATGCCGAAGTCCGCGAGCTTGGCGCCCAGCTCGTCGTCGAGGAGGATGTTCTCCGGCTTGATGTCGCAGTGTATGATGCACTCGCGGCACTTCTCGTGGAGGTACGCCAGGCCCCTGGCCATGCCCAGCGCGACGCCGTACCTCTGGCCCCAGCTCAACACCTTCGCCGCCGAGCCGCCGCTCCCGCTCTTGAACAGGTACGAGTCCAGCGAGCCGTTGGCCATGTAGTCGTACACGAGCGCCCTCTTGTTCCCCTCGGAGCAGAAGCCCCGGAGGCGGACGAGGTTGACGTGCTGGATCACGCCCAGGGTGACCACCTCGGCTCGGAACTGCTTCTCGCCCTGCCGGAGCCCGTCCAGCTTCTTCACGGCCACCGGCGTCGCGTCCGGGAGTACGCCCTTGTACACCGTGCCGAAGCTCCCGCCACCGAGCTTCTCTGAGAAGTTCCTCGTGGCGGTCCTCATGGCCAGGTAGTCGAACAGCAGCAGCGAGCCCTGCCCCTGCACCGCCGTCACCTTCCCCTTCCCCCGCCGCCTCCGCAGcatcaccgccgccgccaccccaaTCACGAGGCTTGCCAGGAGCACCACCACGGCCGCAACTACGCTCCCGAGGATCACCATCGATTTCTTCCAGGAATGCCCCGGTGACGATGACGACGCTGCCACCTCCGAGCGCGCGAGGCGGAGGTGAAGAAGAACTCCGGCGAGGCCAGGATCGCCACCTTGGTCAGTCGAGAGGGCCCTCAAGTTAACGAGCTCGCCCTTCCACAtggagcactttgttccatcgtACACGTACGCGGTGCAGGAGCAATCTTTCAAGCAAGTGCGCTCGCAGTCCCTGTCACCCCTAACTCCGGCGGCCTCCGACGAGCCATTCGGGAGCTGCACGGGGTTCGGCAGCTGCATGAACCTGTCTTTGGTACAGTCCAGTAAGGTCCGCCTCTCGCACCCGGAGGCGGTGTTCCTCAGCTTCCACTCTTGCTCCGACCGCGGCGCGAAGCCGGCGGGGCACTGGCATGCGGGGCTGGTGGTGTTGCTGCACAACCCGAAGGGGCCGCACGAACCGTGGACGTCGCAGGCGTCGTGCGGCTCCGAGCAGAAGAGGATCCACTTCCCGGCCATGTCGCTCCACTGGCGCCGCCGCATCTGCCCGTTGACGTCAAGCATGAAGTTGCCGGCGCCCATCATCGGGATCCGGTCGTGGTAGCTGAAGAAGTTAACAGTGCCGTTGCGCGCGTAGGGGAACCCGGCGAAGTAGCCCGACCGCATCTCCGGCACGTTCACGAAGATCTCGCCGTCCCACAGGCCGGTCGTCCAGTACTGGcggtgctcgccgccgccggcgtcggaaAACAGGTCGAACTTGGGCTGCCCGCGCGCGTCGATCTCCATCGTGAACGCGCCGGGCGCCGGGTTCTCGGCGTCCGACCACGAAGTGAGGAAGCTGTGGACGCCGGCGCCCCTGTTGTAGCCGAGCCTGGCCCCGGGGAGCCAGGTGTCGGTGGGGTGGTCGAAGCTCTGCCACACCAGGTAGGCAGACGACGACGTCGCGTTGCTCCGCCTCACCACGAGGTTGCCGTCGTCCTGGAGCGTGGCGACGGTGGTGCTCGGGGGCGACCGGGAGGACGCGTTGGACGACCACAGCAAGGTGTCCGACGGCGTCGTGAGGAGAAGCAGCTCGCCGTGGATGCTGAGCATGAAGCGGGAGGTCGACGGCTTGACAACCGGGTGCTCTCGGTTCGCCACCCAGACGACCGTTTGCTTGGAGATCTTCTTGTACCAGATGCCGACGTAGTGCTTGCCGGAGTTGCCGAGGGAGAAGAAGCCGAGCTCGAACTCGCCGCCCTTGGACACCAGTGTCTCGTTCCATGGGAGTGCTTGGCCTAGAGCGAGGGTGTCGATGGCAGTCGTAGGGAGCTGTAGGCTGGAGAAGAGCAGGAGGAGCAAGGGGATGagcatggtggcatgcaaattGGTGGATTTTGCTACGATCTGCGTATGATTGGTTTGTCTGCACTCTCCTTGTTCCGATAAATGAGTAGCCGAGCCTGGGTTTAACAAGGCGAGCTGAAATAATTTAGCCCTCGTTTCATTTTTGCAACAAAAATCTATGAGTTGATTGTTTTTTTGGAATGCTTAAGGATCATGCTGACTGAAAGTCTGAAAgcaacatactccctccgtcccataatataagaacgttttttacactagtATAATACcaaaaaatgttcttatattatgggacggagggagtacgtttCAGTCCATTCTATCcgaaccgttggatgtcaatcccaCAAGCCGGTGGCTACCACCCCTCCTTGCCCGAGCCACCGCCCCGGTTATACCCCTATGCCGACCATGATCTTACTCCCCTCCCCATCCCACCAATAATACTACATCTACGAAGAGCCTGACGAAAGCTTACGTAGACTTCCTAACTAAACCTCTGCCCCTGATTTTCATGGGGTGGACCCCTTCCTCCCCGCATCCCTCCAACCCCAACACTCCACGTTTCCTTTTACGTAAAAGTTTTAAGTAACCTTACGTGAGTCTAGCAAagccctcccccctcccccaccccctccctcaAATCGCACCCGCCAtcaaacggctataacttttccGTCGTTGCCGTCTCCCATTCAAGCTCGCTCTAGGGAGGCCTCACCGGAAGAAATCGACTAATCCTAGTTGCATTTTTAGGCAACTGATAAACAACAAATCCAAAAACTTCCAGTTACAAAGAAGACTCTAAAAATGTGTACCCATGTGAGTCCACTAATCCTCTTATCGTATGGACTAAAGAATAAATGAGTCCATAAGACGACTCCCACATGAGGCattctcctccttcctcctctcccaCGGCCTCACACGCAAATGTTTCCCCGCCTCTTGTTGACGTCGTCGACGATCTGCCTCGTTTCATGCGGCCTAAGGGCCATGGACGCGCGGTCGATCCCGACCCTTGCCGACGGAGGGCTCCTACTCTGTTTTTAGGGTTTATGCGCTGTTcaggaagacgaggcggcagtgACTCCTTAATATGGAATAAGGTACTCCCCGTTTAGCCCACGTCCTGGTGGTGCGTCTATCATCATCGGAGGGCGTGTAGAGATGTGTCTCTAGAGGATCTCCTAAGTTTCGATCGTTGTTTGTCTTCGGTGGATCTGCTTGGATCCAGTCCGCATTCGTGTATCTACAAGATGGATCATTCCGATCAACGTTTCTCTTAGTCGATGACGTTGTTGTTCAGATGCGTTGGTCCTTAGGTGCCTTAGCACGACGATTTCCTgattgtctactacaacaaggtttgcccggctccggtGAGGGAGTGGCGATGATGGCGGTGCGCCATAggctcgctccagtgcttgtagtcgttgtTAGGTGTGCTGgaattttgggcctagcccaatagcagtttcagaaactcctaataaatcctagaggcccacgcagcccattcatgcaaggcaagaggtggaactaaagtttagtcccacattgctagtttagagggagttggacctttttataagggaggctctttctccacatgtatgagggtgagaacaagagggacatccacgcgcgcctCGCCGCGccacgcctcgcctcgccacgaCGCGACGCGCCAcaccgcgggttgcgggaatgagccgagccgatgtctaaatttttgccacgcacgacgggtatacgaaaggtcacgcGGGAGCTGAAACGTTTTTCTGTAGTGGACACTGAATCCGAACGGCTCGCAGCTTCGGCTGAAGTCTGTTCGCTTCATCTCCCTCTATTGCTTCACCTCCGTCGCAGCCTGTTCGCCTCCTTCTCCTGTGCCTATATAAGAGAGGTCGCTCCTCTCCAGAGAGACGCACCAGAAGAtcctcttcctctcgccacaAAGTTCCTGAGCACTGAGCTGCTGCTACGAtcttccccatcccggcttgcggcgtgcaccgcaggtcgggacagtaggccttcGAAACCGCATCTTTTGAGTCATGTACgtgagaagggtgataaggtttttggggagcgctcagcGTGACTACTGATTTATTCGTCACGGACGccccggactccgacgactacttcctcgatgacgacttcttccccgacgtcaacaacctcctcgacgacatggctggcgaggacaccgaccccaagaCCGGTGCATCTGCTCCCGTTCCGTACGTTCTCATACTCTTCCTGTTAGAGGTTCTGTCACAACTTCTTGCTCTAGTGTCTGTTCTAGATGTGTTCAGTTCTAGTTCATATATGCAGATGCAGTTTACCTTCTCTTTGTCAAATCGTATGACTTGTTTTATCACTGCTATACTAGTCGTGCTTTATgtagtatttctgttaataaaatcattcggtaaattgctcatatctccaacaatccaaaaaccttattataggcaatttaccccgagtggttttgctgcttccatgagacctcctatgtttgagggtatccactataagaggtggcgcg
This genomic window from Aegilops tauschii subsp. strangulata cultivar AL8/78 chromosome 4, Aet v6.0, whole genome shotgun sequence contains:
- the LOC109778403 gene encoding G-type lectin S-receptor-like serine/threonine-protein kinase At2g19130: MLIPLLLLLFSSLQLPTTAIDTLALGQALPWNETLVSKGGEFELGFFSLGNSGKHYVGIWYKKISKQTVVWVANREHPVVKPSTSRFMLSIHGELLLLTTPSDTLLWSSNASSRSPPSTTVATLQDDGNLVVRRSNATSSSAYLVWQSFDHPTDTWLPGARLGYNRGAGVHSFLTSWSDAENPAPGAFTMEIDARGQPKFDLFSDAGGGEHRQYWTTGLWDGEIFVNVPEMRSGYFAGFPYARNGTVNFFSYHDRIPMMGAGNFMLDVNGQMRRRQWSDMAGKWILFCSEPHDACDVHGSCGPFGLCSNTTSPACQCPAGFAPRSEQEWKLRNTASGCERRTLLDCTKDRFMQLPNPVQLPNGSSEAAGVRGDRDCERTCLKDCSCTAYVYDGTKCSMWKGELVNLRALSTDQGGDPGLAGVLLHLRLARSEVAASSSSPGHSWKKSMVILGSVVAAVVVLLASLVIGVAAAVMLRRRRGKGKVTAVQGQGSLLLFDYLAMRTATRNFSEKLGGGSFGTVYKGVLPDATPVAVKKLDGLRQGEKQFRAEVVTLGVIQHVNLVRLRGFCSEGNKRALVYDYMANGSLDSYLFKSGSGGSAAKVLSWGQRYGVALGMARGLAYLHEKCRECIIHCDIKPENILLDDELGAKLADFGMAKLVGHDFSRVLTTMRGTLGYLAPEWLAGSPVTAKADVYSFGLVLFELVSGRRNNSPSEKGGYGMYFPVHAAVSLHEGDVVGLLDERLAKEADVKEMERLCRIACWCIQDEEADRPTMGLVVQQLEGVADVGLPPVPSRLHMLAKVNAGAGGGEQDEFYSESSNKVATEKA